Below is a window of Lytechinus variegatus isolate NC3 chromosome 4, Lvar_3.0, whole genome shotgun sequence DNA.
ggaattccattattctaacataTTGTGCTtaaggcaaggaggtcctaatcgtcaaattcgtaaaaattgaaatattgtataattcaaacaataaaaaacaaaagaaatagtgagtgagtgacatcatcgactctctcattttggatgtaactggctcgttcatataactcttttgttgaaaacaagcgaaagtttgaaatgtcataactttcttattttacatccgattttgataaaattttcagcattgtgcttgtctgatttttctctattgattcaaatcaacatttttctcgggtggacttgacctttaagtaagtAAAAAACCAAAAACAGATATTTTACTTTGATCAGGTACCTGGTGGCATCAAAGCTAAACTGGTGTGAAAAAGAGTTAACTTATTTACCAACCTTTCTTTTGTTTACAGAGGTACTATCAAATTAAAACCGGACACATTCGTTCCACTTCAAGAGCTTCCTACAGAATACTGGTGAGTTTTGTTTCCTCGAGTCATAATGTCATAGAATCAAAACGAATAAaatatcttatcttatcttaaATAAATAATCAGGAAATAGCTTTAACCATTTCAATCACTTGCATGTGAATATTATTTGTCAAGTCTCTATTGAATCTTTACAGTTTACCCTGTACTGTACTAAGTgagattaaaaatgaaaaaaaaaactgcaatGGGATAAAACAATTTCCTgacatattaaataaaaaaatatatatttgtttaaagaAATCTAGAATCTTACCTATAAAAGTAAAGTAAGAACTTTAGAGAAAAGAACAGTATATCAGAAGTGTCATTTGATGTTTGAATATGTGtttctctttgtattttatcattatgttaTCTATTTGTTTTTCAGTGAGCCTTTCAATGTGAAGGAAAGGAGAAGGAAATATGACACTGAAGTAGATTCTGTTATCAGCCTTAACGACTGGAAACCAGCACCTCAACTCCTAGCAACATCCTTCTGAATGAAGAGAAATCACTATTGTGTGacaatccaagatggccgcttCAATGCAGAGTGcttcattcttttgttttgtaaatgTTATGTGGGACATGTAACTAAGTTTAAAACTTGCTCGTTGTGTGTGATTAACATGtgtgaggtacatgtatttgtttcaaAGTTTGATTAGTCAGTGCGTATGTGACATTTTTCCGATAAGAATCATAAAGAGTATTCTTGTAGTTTTTTGTTGCGTAAATCTTCTCATCTCTGCACAGCTTTGGTCGAATTGGATGAAAGCCAAATTATGTTACCTAAATGATACTAATTCCTGTTCCCTTCAAAATGCCTCTATTATTTAGTTAAGCCATCGATGTTTTATATTCATTGAATTTTTATGACCAAGTCTATTATGCTATTGAGCTCACATCCTGTTTGGCCCTATTGATATTAATTCCTTTTGTTATGGGGCAGATTTCTCAGGGATATTTGTTCCAATTTGTTTCAGTTTAAGTCTAATTTTTGCCTATTTATTCATTGCAATTCTTTAATTGTTCACTGATTGACAATCAAAAGTCATAAACTTCATTAGAAACTCCAGGGGTGGTATTTTGAGATCACATTTTATCTCTtagataaaatatgaaatttcacATTGCAGAGTCTGAAgaagtgagactagattcaacCATGTACACACATTGTAGGGTAAGAAGTCTAGCCTCCACTCAAGACATGGTATCATTtattaaagtgtcaaatttcaGTCTCTGCTTTGCATTCATCAAAGTGTTACTGGTAATAATTACCTTAACATTCTTCACAAAGTAAACAAAAGTTTGAACATTTGGTTTCCCAGTATTGTAGTATAGAATTACCATATGTTTACTACAGCTGAAGTTCAGAATATGTTTTGTAATCTTGAATTATTTAAGGGAATTCTGACCCAAATTAAGATTGAAGGAAGCGAAAATGtttaggtgaaagtttgaacaaaagtAGGACTGATAAAGTTATGAATAACTACCGGTATAACATTGGTGATGTCATTGTGGTGTTTGGCAAGGCCCACTGCCCCACTCCTCCATTTGATCTAGAACACAAAATACTGGAATGCCATATTTTCAAAACTTCCTCAGGATATTTGatcttttatgaatttttttaatgatctcAGTCTGCAAacagtcataattttctttttcctttcaaaCTTTGACAATccttttttcaacttttttatgCTCTCACATTATAAGTCATTCCAAGGTAAGATTTCCCTTTAATGATAGCAGCCATTGTAATCATTTATCGGTGAGATatcaaccaagaaaaaaaaggtacgTGAGAATTACAAATGTTATCATTCCATGCTGATAAACAATCACAGAGAACATTCTTGAATTCTAGAAAAGACTTGGCATATTTATTACTTTTCTAATTTCATCTATTAAACACTGATATTTACATTAGCTGTGTTAAGGCAGAACCTTTTACAGATCTTCGATACATTTagttattatttcttgtattgaATAAAATCCATTCCAATTAGAGTATGAAATATAAATGCCTTTTGAATTTACATGCATTTATTAGTACAGTAGGAAATCTCAGACGACCTCTACATGATAAAAATTTCTGCGAGATTGCTTTGTAATTCAAACGCATCATTCTGTATTTTCTGTTACGTATTTTTATACTGAAATGTAAAATGTTTGTACTTGTAGATtagaatatttaaatattgaCTACATCTGAATCACCAATCAACTCTTTTTTATACATCTTtcatgatttcatgtcatctaaaTTTTTTAATACCATCTAAATGTACATAGGTACCGTAAGCATTGCTACATTAACAAATGAATGTAACTTTTTTTACTTGTAAATATTCTCTACAGGACAACGCTGTcctttttagaaataaataaaaccgTATTTACAATGTGTTTTCTTGTATATGACTGCGTCCTCTTCTCCCTCTCTGTACATAACAATGTAGGTTGTCACAGATTAGATAAGAAAATGTTGTAAAATTACCAAGTACTATTTCAAAGAACAGAGTGCATCTACATATAGTCTTTATAAATCAGGAACCAGTTTAATTTTGTGACACAGATAGATTGGATGAGGATGTGAAACAatcctttaaccctatctagaccagcaaaactaaataTAATcacacatttatgaattttgattgaaaagacaatttgcattgactttgtacacaaaatcatgtttttgagcaatttttggtctaaCATGCActttacataatgttgcgtaatttcagaactacgtacccgggtgacgcaaaattggtctcaaaagttgcgcacgacttgaaagtaaaaagtcggcAAAAAATATCGCgtgattcgttgagggggggcctccgaggccccccggCCTACATAGGGTTAAGGGCTGATAGGAAAGACCATTCTTTCCATAAATTTATTAAATACTTTGTCATTCTGATGAGAATTATACAGGTAACTGACTAAGTCGACCTTCCATAAGTTGAATTATTGCCCAAGTCGAAGCAATTTTTTACTGGATTATTGAAAACGTGTTGTACCTTTTCAGTCGATTTTCCCCAAGTCAAACAGATTCTCTGGTCCCAAAAGATTTGACTTACGCAGAGTTACCTGTATACACTGTATGACAAGTAAAATGGGCTCTCATAAGCCACAATCTGGGCCCCGtcatacaaagagttatgattgatccaatcaattgcaactatggtcggccagcaatgtcaatatctattatgcatgttcaaaatattttctagctatgatgtacaTTCctgcattgttttcttgaaaattcactttgcttctctttgcatacacaaagggcattgtgcaaatttttcgcagaatttttttttgacatttgatggatttccatagagttacaactgatcagatcaattgcaactctttgttaTATGGGGCCCTAATTGAATCAGGAATtcctttatatttaaaaaaatgaattatgctTCCAATATTACAATCCTTCCTTAAGCCATAAATATTCAAGTCCTTTGTTGTGGATAATTGCCATTTTAAGGCTGTTCGAGCAAAAGGCTAGGTTATATTGGAGCACCATTCATGTTTACATGGTATGTGGTAGTCATGCCTTTTTTCTTGCCAAATATAAGGACACCATTTCATGAAGTTTTCAACAATGACAAGTTGTAATCTCCTGACAGTAAAGGGATAATTTGAGATCAGTGCTTTTCCACTACTCAAAACCAACagtttcactgaaattgtcagagCTGATAATATTGTCAGTGCTGATGACTTTCATGTAACACCATCCTGATGTTGAAACGATGTGCAAGTTCAAACAAATGATCAATTATTCCAAAGGAGAATGACCTTTGCATTtcattacatgtacaatcaaACTGAGGCTATGTTAATAAATCCAAAGGTAAATGTCCTCCGTCTATGGTACATACAGGAGCACTCTTAAACCTACTTCAATATGAAGAGATTCACATTTCCAATCATGATTTCATATACTTGTAGCAAATTCTCTCTTAGGTGTACGAGGGTGATTTATCAAATGGTTGCATGGATCACAAAGCAAGTGTTATAAATCTTTGAGAATATAACAGATCAAAGTCACAATAATCCACACTGAAACACAATGATCCTTTAGAGGCTTGAGACAAAAGAACCAAAGCAATACAAGCAGTAGAAGGCTTGCAGTTCTCTCCTTTATGTCTTCGACTAGTCTTGCAAGTCAAGTTGCTTCGTCACAGGAGTCACTGGGATAAGAGTTCACGCAACACATTCTCGGCTTTGTTTCAGTCAGACGAGCTTTATGGTGTTTATCCTCCTTGGAGCAGGAGCCACAGGTTTTGGAGGCATGACGATCGGCTTCGGAGGCATCTGGACCTGCTCCGCAGGACCGTCTTCCTTGACTTCCATCTCGTCTGCTTCATCGCTGTCACTCTCTGCAGTCAAATCAACCACGTCTTCATtgtcctcatcatcatcgtagTCATCTTCGTCATCTTCATCTGGTATAATGATGTCTTCATCTGCTTCACTGTCTTCATTGGGTACAGTGTTTATACCAGATACAGATGGAACATCATTCTGCTGGTTGCTAGGTATGGTTGTTGTCTTGACGctggatgatgacgatgatgatgcaTGATCTTCTTTTGAGGGTTGATTTGTAGAGGAGGATGAAGAGTTTGCAGTTTGGTTGGAAGGTGGAGAGGACAATGTAGTCAACTGGATTCTCCTTGGTGGTGGCTttgacctgaaaaaaaataaagtacaaaaaaaaatttaaattgtatgaaaataataactGAATTGAAAGCTGATTATTTCTGTGAAAAACAGACTCTACTAATAAGGATAAAACATTATCAGGATGTGAAAAAAAAGTACTCCAATAAAATCAGGAGAtggcagaagaaaaaaaaatccataattaGTAAATAGGGTATCAAGGTAGAAGTTGGTAATACACTTATACACAGATTAAACTGAAATACTGATTTCCAAATAGAaaagtttgatttcatttcattgggGTGTAGAGAGTTTTTTTGCGAAAGCCtcacaaaacatttatgaaaaatctgTTCTTTCTAATGAGTGGGTAGCCAAAACCCTAATTCTTTCATCCTTGACTCACCCAGGTGGTCCTGATATCATTACTGGTGTGATCCTCTTGGGTTCCTTCGCTCCATTCATTCCTACAGATTTGACACTCGTAGAGGCTGGGTTATTAGGCGTCGTGCCATTAGACACCGGTTGCTGATTTGCTGGTTTTGAAATCCCTGCAGCCTGATTGGGTGATTTTGAAATCCCTGCAGTCTGGTTTGGTGACTTTGAAGTCTCAGTGACCATGTTGGTTGACTTTGAAATCCCTGTATTCTGATTGGGTGATTTTGAAATCCCTGCATTCTGATTTGCTGGTTTTGAAATCCCTGCATTCTGATTGGGTGATTTTGAAATCCCTGCATTCTGATTGGATACCTGAGATACTGCAGCAGCAGGTGCAGGAGTAGGTGAGGGTGAAGCTTTTGTAGTAACAGATGCAGCAGGAGAAGGGGTAGGGACCGGTTGAGAGACGTATGGAACCCCAAGTTCATCAGGTTCAAAGGTCACAAAGGAGCAGTAGCCGTCTGTTGATGAGACAGCTAATATCCTGCCATCGGATGACCTGTAAAGGATTTCCAAACATAGGAATGATTCAATTTAATTGGAGGATTACATGATCATTCTTGCATACAAAATGCTCCAGCAAAATTTAGGGTAGGAGAAaaaagcaaatcaaatgggGCTAGCACATAATACGCCTGCCTGTAATacagaaaatggagttattggtcaagcaagaaaagtggaaggtagcgacttgaccttttgaccccaaAATAAATAGGCTCTTTGGGATCCATGccagtatcatacacaccaaattatgagcctaggttaagttaaagtgaagttatattgtgtttacaaggacttcagaagggtatgatgaaaacatgtcactgtgaccttgacctttggacctcaaaatcaataggcttcctgggatccatgctagtactATCATACACACCAACTTATATGAGCCTATGTTacgttaaactgaagttatcacgtttacaaggaaaagttaacggaccataatacgtcccgtgTAGAACGGgcatataataaaaaagaacaaagattGGATTTCATTACATATGCAGGAAGAAAACCTTACTGATTACTTTCCATGAAACCTAATACTTTCTTtgtgattaaaataaaagaaaatataattcacactaAAACTACAGTCCCATGTTTTACTAACCATGTGACATCACTGAGCTGATGATAGTGGAtgtttgagatgagaccaaatggaatgCTTTGCTGGGTATCATATAGGAGCAGAGAGTCCTCCGTTGCTACGGCAAACACCATCCGATAAGGTAAGCTGATGAGAATATCATAAATTAAATATCTTCGGTTGCATATATTAGGGTAATGAAGACAtaatatttacataaaaaaacaatttaagtaatgagacataaaaaaaaaaataaatgctgaaacccacacacataaatgcacgCACACAACATTAACAAATACCAGCAAATGCACATTTGACAAATATAAATTACTTTAAGAGCTTTCTCTAAGAAGCATTTAAGATATTGCAGTATTCAATGAAAGTGCTGAAGAAAGCTGCTGGGCATTTCCATAAAACAATCAAcctttttataaataaataaacattaataatattatataCCGCAAATTCACAAAATTGCCTCTAATTggttaagagaaaggaaaatggaagtatgaaggaaatagaaatactttgTACAACAAAATGTTTGACCActgtttttcttccttttttttactctaCAACACAAACTGCTCAAGCTAAGATAATTTAACTCAAGCTATGATAATTTAAGAggtaaacaaattgaaaacagTAACAAATCATATCAGGGTGGTCCCACATATGGACGGTCAGATATAAATATTGCTGTTCTTTTAAAATCTTTACCTGCTACAGAATACTGTGCAGAATCAAGTATTAAGTTCTGTGAGGTTCTTACTCAAATAACTGTGTAGATTGGTCCTTGGTCTCAGGCTCTGATGGTTTGCTAGATGATTTATCTTGAACATCTTTACCAATATCTGATTTCTCTTGACCATCTCCATTTGATTCCTGAGAAGTGTTAGCATCGGTCTCCATTGGTTCTACGgagggaagagaaaaagaaatatatattttttttatataaaactaTGTCAAGTTATTTCCTTCTCATTCTTTCAATTTACCAAAATTTGAGATTCATCCCAGTTAATgttgaaagaggaaaaaatcatttaaatacTGTGATCATAAATAAACCAGGGGAATAATCGCAACTTGGGTGTATTAGGTTACTAGATAGAATGTTTACTATCATTAAGTAGATGTTTGACAGAATCACATTATCCTGTATATGTTTGCATTGCCTCACTGGATCAAATGGAATGATGCTAGACCCTTtttaatacaattaaaaaagGTTATAGctatgatgaaaaaatatatctattcatctggacttactttgATTGAAACAGAGGACAGTTTCATGTCCGAtccgggacgcttcttcagctcttcTGAATTGGCGGGAAATCGTTGTTGTTGATTGGCGCCGAAGCACCGTCGATGTTATTGTCTTGGAGACATCAAGGAATTTTTCGGATTACAGGATTGTAAATCTGAGAGAGGTTATGTTGTAATCCTCCTCCTTTGTTGAGACAATAACATCGACGGTGCTTCGGCGCCAATCGGCAACAACGATATCCTGCCAATTCAGAAGAGCTGAAGAAGCATCCCGGATTGGACGTGAAACTGTCCTCTGTTTCAATcaaagtaagtccagatgaatagatttattttttccatcgtAATTTGACTTTTCCTGaatgaatcaaaacatacatcaGTTTATTAAAGGTTATAGCTGTTACAAGAAATTTTGATAGCATATTTTTACCATCTTTTTGCTCTGCTTTTTTTTCCGGTGTCGCTGTGGTAGAATCAGCCTCGCTTGATTCCTGTCTGAGTTCAAACAATACCGGGCAACATCGTACAGCGATGGTAGCCTTGGTAGGGCATGGCAAGTGTAGAACAGGCCTGGAGGAAATGTGAAAGAAATATCAAAGCAatatcaatacaaaaattatgcATATTGGAAACTACATCTAGAACCACCATCAATCTAGGACAGGTATGTGAGAGAGGTGAAACAAGGAGGTAAATACATGATTGAGCAGGGAGGGGTGTGGGACACCCCCTCCCACATTAGGAAACTTTTGTGTGTTGAACTCGAAATTATGCATTCTGGGGCCTGTAACataaaacttagcaatgatcgatttttctacgattgattccattgactacaatttacaatcaattgtggaaatcaagcgtacaatcaATCCttgacctttgtgttacgggactcTGGTGTTTTATGatctgttatgaaaaaaatatatagcatttatgaggtgcCAATTATCTAGTCACCTATTAAATGGCACACTATATATAACCATGAGTTCAGCTGCAACTGCTAAAGGCACCTGGTACATTCAAGGAACTAATCctgcctggtacccattcacctcaccttcgttgagtgcagcacaatgtgaatcgatttcttgttgaaggaaatcatgccatggctgggatttgaacctccGATCCACATGGCGATATGGATCCTTGCCAAGTCACTGGCTGAAAGCTATCATATGACCATTCGTTTATTTTCAGCTAACAGGAAAATTTGTCACTGACTGGTACAAATGACTAGTACAAACACGCCCGAGGCATAGCCTAGAAACCTTTTAAAGGTACCTTGTATGTGTAATTTTTACTAAATCCTGCAATTGTATACATAAAGACCATAAAAAGgtaaatttttttctttaagcaAACAAATAATTGAGACAATAGTAAACATGTCCCCTAACACCAACAAACACAACTAATACCAACATTATTGAAAGAACTTCTCTGATTGCATTTGGACTTACTTTGAGAAGGATGCTGATGAGAACACATAGGTTGTATTGAGGACACTGTCCCCTAGTTCCAGGATACCAGCAGGAGCAATAAGAAGCTCACCGTCAGGACTGAAGGTTAGTCGTCTGAAGAATGATTTCATGGTGTCATCGTGGAACATACGGTACTGCTTCGTCATACCCTATCAATGAGATATGAGGACTAAAGATACCGGGTCTAAAGAATGATTTCATGGTTCATCATGGAACATACAGTACTGCTTATACCCTATCAATGAGATATAAGGACTAAAGGTTAGGGGTCTAAAGAATGATTTCATGGTGTTATCAAGAAACATATGGTACTGCTTCATTATACCTTCTCAATGAGATATAAGGACTAAAGGTAAGGGGTCTAAAGAATGATTTCATGGTGTCATTGTGGAACATACAGTACTGCTTTGTCATACCCTATCAATTAGTTATgggataaaaaaagaataatgaaaatatcatatGTATCAACTGAATACAGAATCTTAATAATTAACCGATTATCTAGTCTTAGCTCTACAGACCTCCACAGAAAGGAACATAATTCATAGAATCTCAATTTACCATgcctttttaaagaaatacagCAGTTATTTTTAATGTATAGTAGTGTTCTTTTATATGAGTTTATTTCTAATCAAACTGCACAGATATTTGTTCAATTATTTCTGTCTCAAGGacagaaaattatttataaaatggaaaaaataataatgcatcCAGTAAGAGTAAATGTCATCAAACTACCTTGAAGTTAATCTTTATCAGCAAGTAAGAAAATAgttaaatttgaaagaaatttgaaGTTTTCTTTGGTAACTAACCTCTCCATTATTACCAGCTGCAGCCATGGTGAGTTTGTTGACATGATGAATGCATCTATTGTTGAGTAAATTGTACACTCTCATTGATctgtgataaaacaaaattttgtcgATTCagttaatcaaaattgtattcatGAGCAAATTAACAAAGAGCTTGTCCTTAGAGTGGATTTATTTAGATAGTAATGCAACATTATTACCTGTATGCATATTGGACAATTGCATTAAAATTGCTATTACTGGTATTGTAATTTCACCAATCAAAATAACTGTGATCAAAATCAATTCCTGATCAGCTCATTTCTCCCAGAGACTTGGCAATGAATTTCATTGCAACACTGATGTTTTAATTTGATAACCCCCTCCCAAAACCAACTAAAGTATTTGCAAAACAAAGCATTACTATAGATCTGTTCCCCTGGATCATGTCATGTAATTGCATGCTACATGTAACCATGGAGACAAAGGccaaatattttttctatttacaaAGAATGAAACATACCTATCACAGCTGATTGTAGCACAGAATCTATCCTTAGGATCCCAGGCTACTCCTTGGACAAAACTTCTATGATCCTTCAGAAGAAACAACTTCTCTCCTGAAAGATAGAGATATCATTTAGATTCTAAATGATCACTGTATTTAACATTGAAATAAGAACAAATAAAACTAAAACTTCTATTtctaatgataaaataaataccCAGATCAATCACCTTCCAGTCTAAACAGGTATTACTTTTGAATACCTTGAATAAATGGATGGTTTAACAAACTTTCACTCCATCTACAGTATATGATACATGAAAACCCCACAATTTATAAGTAGGAACCAACTTAATTGATGTACAGACATTTCTACCTCACACCAAGTACCTAATTCATGTTGCCCGTTTAGTCTGAAAAACTAAGTCACAAAAAATTTTAGAATCAGCAGGATT
It encodes the following:
- the LOC121413500 gene encoding chromatin assembly factor 1 subunit B-like; translated protein: MKVETPEISWHGRDPVYSADFQPGKRSLRRIATASTDTNILVWYVNVDNDGKAQPTFAASLSRHTKAVNVVRFSPDGDILASGADDGLVILWKLQEVGNVAPVFGKEDEDCKETWATTKTLRGHLEDVYDISWSSNGSRMISGSVDNSAIIWDIQKGEKLFLLKDHRSFVQGVAWDPKDRFCATISCDRSMRVYNLLNNRCIHHVNKLTMAAAGNNGEGMTKQYRMFHDDTMKSFFRRLTFSPDGELLIAPAGILELGDSVLNTTYVFSSASFSKPVLHLPCPTKATIAVRCCPVLFELRQESSEADSTTATPEKKAEQKDEPMETDANTSQESNGDGQEKSDIGKDVQDKSSSKPSEPETKDQSTQLFDLPYRMVFAVATEDSLLLYDTQQSIPFGLISNIHYHQLSDVTWSSDGRILAVSSTDGYCSFVTFEPDELGVPYVSQPVPTPSPAASVTTKASPSPTPAPAAAVSQVSNQNAGISKSPNQNAGISKPANQNAGISKSPNQNTGISKSTNMVTETSKSPNQTAGISKSPNQAAGISKPANQQPVSNGTTPNNPASTSVKSVGMNGAKEPKRITPVMISGPPGSKPPPRRIQLTTLSSPPSNQTANSSSSSTNQPSKEDHASSSSSSSVKTTTIPSNQQNDVPSVSGINTVPNEDSEADEDIIIPDEDDEDDYDDDEDNEDVVDLTAESDSDEADEMEVKEDGPAEQVQMPPKPIVMPPKPVAPAPRRINTIKLV